TTGCGGGACAGAACGTAGGCGAGCGCCATCTCGTCGAGGGCGCCGAACACCGCCCGTCGGGCCACCGTCACATTCAGGTCCTGCCGAAACGTCCCCTCCCTTTTCCCCAGCTCGAGAATCTCGCTGATCACGTCGAGATACTCGAGGAATTTCACGGGAACGTAATCCTTCATGAACTTGTTGCTCTGGCGCAGTTCCACCTGGAGAACTTCGATCAGCCCCGCTTCCCGGAGGAGAAGACCCATGTGATTCTCGATGAAGATCCTCAGGCGCGAGAGAGCATCGTCCCCCGCGGCGATTCGCGCTCTGGCATCCGCGACGACCTCGGCCATCTTCTCCTCGAACAGCGAAATGAGGAGATCGTCCTTGTTCTTGAAATAGAGATAGATCGTCCCATCCGCCACGCCCGCCGACTGGGCAATGTCGGACACCTTGGAGTTGAAAAACCCCTTTTGGGAGAATATCTTAACCGCTGCCTGGAGGATACGATCCCGCTTCGCCGGTCCTCCTCCGCGGGGACCCCGTCTTGCCATCACACCCCCCTTGAATGAATCGTCATTCATTTCTACGAGTACCATTGGACGGGGGGTGTGTCAAGAGAATCCGGGAGCGATTTGGCCCCGGATGGGGAGCGGTTGTCTCTTGCTGCTACTCCCGGAAACCGAGCCGGGTCGAGAGCTCCCGGCCCAGCCGGACCACTTCGCCGCTGAACGTCGTCTGGATCTTTTCGTCCGTCAGGCGATGCGCCGGACCGGAGACGCTTAGGGCTCCGATCACCTTCCGGGTGTAATCCCGGATCGGGGAGGCGATGCACCGGAGCCCTTCCTCGAACTCCTCGAGATCGGTTGCATATCCCCTCTCGCGCACCACCTCGAGGTCGCGGAGGAGTTCATCGATGGTCCGGAAGGTATTCCCGGTGTATCCCTTCAGTTCCCCGCCGAACCGCTTGCGAAGGTCCTCCTCGGATTCGAAGGCCACCAGCGCCTTTCCGGCGGCGGTGGCATGGATCGGCATGTGGAGCCCGAGGCGGGAAACGACGCGGACCGTGATCTCCGGCTCGACCGAGTCGAGGTACACGACCTCGTTTTCCCGCATGATCGAAACGTAACTCGTCTCCCCCGTCTTCTCGGCGAGTTCCTGGAGGGCCGGCTTGGCCTGCTTCAGCATCCCCCTCTGGTGGATGAAGGTCTGCCCCAGTTCGAGGCACCGGACCCCCAAGCGGTAGTTCTCGTTCGCCTTGTTCTGCTCGATGTAGCTTCGGGACTGCAGTGTCGCGAGAATGCGAAACACATTGTTTTTATGGAGTTTAAGCTTCTTGCTCAGTTCGGTGACGCCGAGTTCGTCCGAATCCCCATGGAATTCCTCGAGCACATCGAGGGCGTGGGAGACCGACTGGATGATGTAATTCGACTTGTCGCGCCGTACCATGTTCCCTCCCATGTGCCGATTCGAAACCGGAATAACAAAACACTGTTACATATATTCTTTGTCCCCGATACTGTCAATAAATAATATACCCTGTTTCTATTCCGATGGTAAATGAGGAATGGTCGATTGGGAAAAGTCCGGGAACGGATTGCGCTTTTTCCCTTTACCTCGGGGACATTACCCAAAATAAAATCGGATTCACCTCGCTTTGGGCTTCATCGAATCGACCGTGGCGCGCATCTTGGCGATCTCCGCCTTCAGGGAATCTCGATACGGGTAGTCGGGGACGTTTTCCAGAAGCCCCTCCCACGCCTTGGCGCCGCCCTCGATGTCTTTCTTGTCGTGGATCAGGATGACACCCAGGTTGTATCGGGACTGCGAGTGTCTGGGGTCCGTGGAGATCACCTTCTTCAACTCCTCGATCGCTTTGTCGGGATTCCCACTCCGCCGGTAGCAGACGGCCATGTCGGTTCTGACGTTCACGTTGCGCGGGTCGATGGCAAGCGCGCGCTGGTAGTGCTCGATCGCCAGCAGATCCTGCCCGGTGTCGTAATAGAGGTTTCCGGTGTTGATGAGGGCCTGGAGATTGTTCGGATCCTTCCGGAGGATCTCCCGGTAGTTCTCGATCTCGTTCAGGGCGTTCAGGTTGACCATATCGCCCCCCGTCCCCCGGGGGGGTTCCTTCTTGCGGCAACCGGCCGCCGAGAGGAGGGACAGCAGTATCGCGCCCGTGATCGCCATCTTTCCTATGCTGCGCCATTTCATATCGGACTCACCTCCAGCGGATCCCGGCACGCCGTAAGAAGTTCCCTCACCGTCTCCCCTCCCGGAGGAACGGAAATCTCCGGCGCGATTTCGGCCACGGGAGCCAGGCAGAACCGTCGAACGGGCATCTTCGGGTGGGGGATCGCAAGGTGCGGCTCGCGAACCAAGCGGTTCCCCATCAGGATGATGTCGATGTCGAGCTCCCGGGGCCCGAAGCGGGCCCCCGCCTTTCGGCCCGCCTCCACCTCGATTCCCTTGACGAAATGAAGAAGGGCTTCCGGGGCAAGGTCGGTCTCCCCCCGGACCGCGATATTCAGATACCACGGCTGGTTCGCCCTACCGCTCGGTTCCCCCGCGTAGATCCGGGATATCCTCCTGATCTTCACCTCGCCGGCGAGCGCTGCGACACCGTCCCGAAGCCGCCGGACCCGGCGGCCCATATTGCTCCCGAGCAGCAGGACGACCTCTTCCTTCAAGCGATCCGTCCCCGGCCCGGAGGACCCGATGCCGCGTCTCGCAGATACCTCGACAGTCGAATCCGTCTCCGCGCACAGGGCGAAGCGGGGGGTTCCTCGCCGCGGCCTGTGGAGCGAGGCAGAATTTGCGTCGAGCGGAACCGGCAGCGAGCGGGCGCAAGGTCGCGAGCGTAGCGGCGAGGAAGCCCCCCGCGAGCCAGTGCGCGGAACGCCCGTCTGTCCCGGGCCATGCCGGTGGCGGATCGTTGCGTCACGCCGTTTCCGTGACCCTGCACTAGAATCCCACCTTCCTCATCCGGGAAAGGGCCTCCCGAAGCTTCCCTTTCTCCTTCGTCAGGGCGATCCGGATGTATCCCTCCCCGCCTTTTCCGAACCCGTTTCCGGGGGTGGTGACGATGCCGGCCCTCTCCAGCAGGTGCGCGGAACAGGAGGCAGACGTATACCCCTTCGGAACGGGGATCCACACATAGAACGTGGCCAAGGGTTCGACGGGGTCCAGGCCGAGCCTTCGAAGTCCCGGCACGAGGACGTCACGACGGTCCTGGTAGGTCTTCCGTATGGCATCTGTGACCTCGTCGCCGCTTTCCAGGGCGGCGATCCCCGCGCCCTGCACCGCCTGGAACACCCCGCTGTCCACGTTGGTCTTTACCTTTCCGATGCCCGCCACGAGCTCGGCGTTTCCTACGGCGAACCCGATCCGCCAACCCGTCATGTTGTAGGTCTTGGACAGGGAGTGAAACTCGATACATCGTTTCTTCGCCCCGGGAAGTTCGAGGATGCTCATCGGCCTCTTCCCGTCGAAATAGATCTCGGTGTACGCCACGTCGTGCGCCACGATCAGGTCGTGCTCCTCGGCAAGCCCGAGCACGGTCCGGTAGAACTTCCGGTCGGCTACCGCCGACGTCGGGTTGTTCGGATAATTCAGGAACAGGATCTTCGCCTTCGCAAGGACGGAACGCGGGATCGCACCGAAGTCGGGTAAAAAGGCGTTCTCGCGCCGCAGCGGCAGGAAGTGCGATCTCCCGCCGGCGAACATCGTGGCGATGTGGTAGACGGGATACCCCGGGTCCGGCACCAGGACCGTATCGCCCGGGTTCACGAACGCCAGCGGGAAATGGGCGATCCCCTCCTTCGACCCGATGAGCGCGACCACCTCGGAGGGGGAATCGAGGGACACGCCGAATCGCCGCCGGTACCATTCCGCCACGGCTGCCCGGAACTGCGGAAGCCCTTCATAGGACGGGTACTGGTGGTTGGCCGGAATCTCCGCCTCCCGTTTCAGCCGGTTCACGATGAATTTCGGCGTCGGGCGGTCCGGGTCACCCACCCCCAGGTCGATGATGTCCACGCCACGGGCCCGGACCTCGTGCTTTTTCCGGTCGAGTTCGGCGAACAGGTACGGGGGAAGCGCCCGGATGCGGGCGGAAAGCGGAAAACGGCTCATGTCGGCGGGATCTCCTCGAAGACTGGTTTGTTACGCCGCTACGACCCGGTTGGTCAGGGACCCGATCCCCTCGATCTCGACGGTCATGACGTCTCCTGGCTTCACGGGGCCGACCCCCGGAGGGGTGCCGGTCGCGATGATGTCGCCTGGGTACAGGGTCATGACGTGGGATATGTGCTCCACCAGCGCGAACACCGATTTGCCCAACTCCCGCGTGTTGCTGTCCTGCCTCGCCTGGCCGTTCACGAGACAGCGGATCGACAGGGCGGACGGGTCCAGGTCGGTCTCGATCCAGGGGCCGACCGGCGCGAAGGTGTCGAACCCCTTCGCCCGCGCGTACTGCACGTCCTTCGCCTGGAGGTCCCGAGCGGTCACGTCGTTGAAGCAGGTGTACCCCAGGATCACCGACCGCGCCTCCCGCTCCGAAACGTCCTTCGCCTTCCTCCCGATGACGACGGCCAGTTCCGCCTCGTGATCGACCCGCCGGGAGGCACGCGGGTACACCACATCGCCGCCGGGGTGGTTGAGCGCGGACGGGGCTTTGAGGAAGATGAGCGGTTCTTCGGGGATCGCCTTCCCCATCTCCCGCGCGTGGTCCTTGTAGATCAGCCCTATGGCGACGATCTTGGAGGGAACCACGGGCGCGAGAAGTCGGACATCGGCCAGGGGCCTCGGGGCGCCCGTCGGGCGGATCCCCTCGAACGGAGGCCCGTCAAGTTCCCGGATCTCTCCCTTCCCGGGATCGACGGACCCGTACGCAACGTTTCCACGATACTCGAACCGCGCGATCTTCATGGGGTCACACCCCCAATACCGCAAGCATGTCGTAGAGGCCGGCCGGTTTCCCGATCACCCACGAGGCGGCCCTCACCGCGCCCCGCGCGAACGTGTCCCGACTGTGGGCCCGGTGGGTGATCTCGAACCTTTCCCCGATCCCGCCGAACACGAGGGTGTGTTCGCCCACGACGTCTCCCGCCCGGACCGCGAATACCCCGATCTCCTTCCGGGAGCGCTCCCCGACCATTCCCTGCCGGCCGTACACGCCCACCTCCTTCATGTCCCTGCCCAGCGCGCCGGCCACCACGTCGGCGATCTTGACCGCCGTCCCCGAGGGTGAGTCTTTCTTGAACCGGTGATGGGCCTCGACGATCTCGACGTCGTAGTCGTCCCCGAGCACGCGGGCGACGTCGGCCGCCACCCGGAACATCAGGTTCACCCCCACGCTCATGTTGGGGGACAGGACGCATGCGATCGTTTCCGCCGAAACCCGGATCTCCCCCTCCTGCTCCTTCGTCAAACCGGTGCTCCCGATCACGATCGGCTTCCCGGCGGCGGCGGCTTCTCTCGCATGCGCGACGGACGATGCCGCGTGGGTGAAGTCGATCGCCACGTCCGCGCGGCCGATCGACGAGGGAAAATCGCTCGTGACGGGAACGCCCGCCTTTCCCACCCCTGCGGCCTCGAAAGCGTCCTGTCCCAGCAGCGGGTGACCCGGCGTTTCCACCGCGCCGGAGAGGACCAACCCCTGCGGTCGGTCCTTGAGGACCCCCAGAATCGCCCTGCCCATCCTGCCCATCGCCCCGCACACGACCACCTTCGCCATGTTTTCCCCCGGGGCCGTCAGACGAGTTTCAGTTCGGAAAGGACCTTGGCGAGCGCCTTCCGGTTCGCCTCCGCCATCGGGGAGAGGGGGAGCCGGAATTCCTCGTGGATCTTCCTCATCATGGCCAGGGCCGTCTTCGCGGGGATCGGATTGGACTCGAGGAACAGAGCGTTGAACAGAGGCCAAAGCTGGTAATGGATGTCCCTCGCGCGGGAGATCTCGCCGATGACGTAGGTATCGTACAACTCCGCCATCTGCCGGGGGGCGACGTTCGACGTCACGGAGATCACCCCCTTCGCTCCCAGCGCCATCATCGGGAAGAACAGGGCGTCGTCTCCGGAGAGAACGCAGAACTTCTTCGGGGTCATCCGGATGATGTCGCACACCTGGCCCAGGTTGCCGGAGGCCTCCTTCACCCCCACGATGGTCGGGACCTCGGCCAGCCGGGCCACGGTGGACGCCGCCATGTTCACCCCGGTCCTTCCCGGCACGTTGTACAGGATGATCGGGATGTCGACCGATTCGGCGATGGCGCGAAAGTGCCGCAGGAGTCCTTCCTGCGTCGGCTTGTTGTAGTACGGGGTGATGACGAGCGCCGCGCTGGCCCCCGCCCGCTTCGCATACCGGGTGAGGACGATCGCCTCCTTCGTGTTGTTGGATCCGGTACCGGCGATCACCGGGACGCGGCCGCCCACCGCTTCGAGCACGGTGTCGATGACGCGCTCGTGCTCGTCGAAGGAGAGCGTTGCCGACTCTCCGGTCGTCCCGCAGGGGACGATGCCGTCCGTGCCGCTATCGATCTGGAATTTCACCAGCCTCTTCAGGGCATTCCTGTCCAGCTTCCCGTTCCGGAACGGCGTGACCGTCGCGACAATGGCCCCGTGAAACATCGTCTCCTCCCCCCTTCAGTAACGGTACGCTTCCTCGTTGATCACCCCGTCGCACGACCACGAGGTGTCCCCTTCCAGGAAAACCTGCCCGAACCCCTGGTTCCCCATGTCGAAGTGGATGACCAGCTTCTCCCCTCCCCTTGTGCGGACGGTCACCGGAGGACGGACGAAACCGTGAACGGCGGCGAGGACCCCGCAGGCCACCGCGCCCGTCCCGCAAGCGAGCGTTTCCCCCTCCACCCCCCGCTCGTAGGTGCGGACCCGGACCGCGCCGCCGCGCACCTGCGCGAAATTCACGTTGGTCCCCCGCGGCGCGAATGCGCGGTGCGTGCGGATCCCCCGCCCCACCCCGACCAGATCGATCTTCCCGACCGCGGGAACGAACAACACGACGTGCGGCACTCCCGTATTGAGAAAGGAGTACCGGATCTTCCTCCCGCGAAGCGTGAGCGTCCTGTCGATCGCAAGCCCGCGGGGAGGGGGCATCTGGAGCTTGACGCGGCGGTCCGAGACCTCGGCGTGAATGAGCCCCGCCAGGGTTTCGAATGCCATCGATTTGCCGGCGATCCCGCGCTCGGAAGCGAACCGGGCCGCGCACCGTCCCCCGTTTCCGCACATCTCCGCTGCGGACCCGTCCGCATTGAAGAACTTCCACCGGAAATCGGCGCGGCGGGACCGCCCCAGGAAGATGATCCCGTCGGCCCCGATCGACCGGGAGCGGTCGCACACCTTCCCGGCGAACGCCGGAAGGTCGATCCCCTTCATCACGCCGTTCCGGTTGTCGATCAGAAGGAAGTCGTTTCCGCTGCCGTTCAGTTTGGAAAAGGAAATTTGCTTCTTCACGTCCGCTCCGCCCCGGAAAATGTTCCGTTATGGTAGCAGATTGCCCCGATGCATTCCAATTCCGCCGATCGTCTCCCACCCGGAGCCAAAGCTCTACGCCTTTCTCCCCGGCCGGGTGAGGAACGACGCGGTCCGTTCCCCCCGGGTCAGGTCCCGGACGGTTTCCCGCTCCCGTACCACCTCGAACCGCGATCCGCACACCATGACTTCCGCGGCGCGGGGGCGCGAGTTGTAGGTCGAGGACATCGAGAAGCCGTAGGCGCCGGCGCTCATGACCGCGACGAGGTCGCCCGTCGCAAAGGCGGGGAGTTCCCGGTCCCTCGCGAGGAAATCCCCCGATTCGCAGATCGGACCCACCACGTCGGCCACCACTCTCTTCCTCGTACGTTTCCGGACGGGGAGGATGGCGTGGTAGGAGCCGTAAAGCGATGGGCGGGCGAGGTCGTTCATCGCCGCGTCGACGATGAAGAACTCCTTCTTTCCCTTCCCCCCCGCCGCCTGCGACGGCTTGGTGTAGAGCATCCGGGTGAGCAGAATCCCCGCGTTCCCCACGAGCACCCGACCCGGCTCGAGGATGATCGTGACGGGAAGTCCCCGGAATGCGCCCGCGATGGCGGCCGCGTATTGCTGCGGATCCGGCGGAATCTCGTCTTCGTAGGTGATCCCCAGCCCCCCCCCGATATCGACATAGCGAATGGAAAGCCCCTTGCGAAGCAGACGGTCGACCAGCGCACGGACCCTGCCGGCGGCGTCCAGGAAGGGGGATATCTCGGTCAGCTGGGAGCCGATGTGGCAGTCCACGCCGACGACCTCGATGTGCCGGCGTCTCGCCGCCCACTCGTAATCCCGCATCGCCTGCTCGATGTGGATGCCGAACTTGTTCTTCTTCAGCCCCGTGGAGATGTACGGATGGGTCTTCGGGTCCACGTCCGGGTTCACGCGGAGGGCGATGGGCGCCTTCCTCCGCATCCTCCGGGCGATGGCGTCGATCGTCTCCAGCTCCTGCCGGGACTCGACGTTGAACATCAGAATCCCCTTGCGCAGGGCCTCCTCGATCTCCCCCTCCATCTTCCCGACGCCGGAGTATACGATCTTCGCGGGAGGCGCCCCCGCCGCGAAGGCGCGGGAGAGTTCCCCGCCGGAGACGATGTCCACGCCGCTCCCGAGGTTCGTGAACGTCCGGATGATGGAACCGTTCGGGTTCGCCTTCATGGAGTAGCAGATGATGTGCGGGATTCCGGCGAACGCCCGGTCGAACACGCGGTAGTGGTGAGAGAGGGTCGCGTGGCTGTACACATAGACAGGCGTTCCCACGGCCTCCGCGATTCGCCGCAGGGGGACCCCCTCGCAGACCATCTCCCCTCTCTTCGTTGCGAAATGGTGCATCGGTCACCTCGTCACGAAACGGGTTTGCCCGGGTGCCGTCTGCCCCCAGAGGGGCTGCGGCTTCGCCTTTCGCCCGCACGCGGGCAGAAGGCATACGGCGATGAGAAGCAGGGCAAGAGCGAATCGGGCCCGGACGACCCCGTTCCGGCCGATCATGGTTTCTTCAGCCCCTCCAGGCGGCTTTTCACTCTCCTGGGCCCGGTCCCGCCGCGGACGTTGCGCATCCGGACGGAATTCGTGAGGGACACGAAATCGCGCACGTCCTCCCCGATCTTGAGGGAGAAGGAGCGGAACTCCTTGAGACTCAGATCCTTGAGCCGCTTCCCCGCCTTCTCGCAGTGGCGGACGATCTTCCCGGTGATCTCGTGGGCTTTCCGGAACGGGATCCCTTTCCGGGCGAGGTAGTCGGCGAGGTCCGTGGCCGTGAGGAACCCGTCGTCGCAGGCCGCCCGCATCCGCTCCTCGTGCACCGTCATCCCCCGGAGAAGAAGGGTCGCGCCGATGAGGGACTGCTTGACCGCCCGCGCCGAATCGAACACCGGTTCCTTGTCCTCCTGCATGTCGCGGTTGTAGGCAAGGGGAAGTCCCTTCATCACGGTGAGCAGATTCACGAGATTTCCGTACGCCCGGCCCGCCTTTCCCCGGATGAGTTCGGGCATGTCCGGGTTCTTCTTCTGCGGCATGATGCTGCTTCCCGTGCACAGCGCGTCGGGCAGGGAGAGGAAGCCGAACTCGGAGGAGGACCAGTAGACCATCTCCTCCGAGAGGCGCGAGAGATGCATCATGGTCACCGCGCAGGCGTAGAGAAAGTCCGCCGCGAAATCGCGGTCGGACACGGCGTCGATGCTGTTCTCGCACACCCCCTCCATCCCGAGTTCCCGCGCGACGAACTCCCGGTCGACCGGGAAGGTGGTCCCGGAGAGAGCGCCCGCCCCGAGAGGGGAAACGTTTGTCCGCCGTCGGGCGTCCCGGAACCGCTCCTGGTCCCGCGAGAACATCTCGTGGTAGGCGAGCAAGTGATGGGAAAACAGGACCGGCTGGGCCCTCTGCATGTGCGTGTATCCGGGCATGACGACCCCGAAGTACTCCTCCGCGCGCGAACGGATCGATTCCTTGGCCTTGTTCATCAGCAGGATGATGTCGTCGATCGAATCGCGCAGGTACAGCCGCAGGTCCAGGGCCACCTGGTCGTTTCGGCTTCTCGCGGTGTGGAGCTTCCCCCCGATCTCCCCCAGCCGCCGGGTCAGGACCTGCTCCACCGCCATGTGAATGTCCTCCTGGGAAAGGTCGAACGAGATCTTCCCCGTCTCGATCTCCTCCCGGATGGCCTTCAGGGCGGTTGCGATCCTGTGGGCTTCCCCCTGCGGGATGATCTTCTGTTTCCCGAGCATCCGCACATGCGCGATGCTCCCCTCGATGTCGTGCCGGTAGAGGAGAACGTCGTAGGGGATCGAAGCCGTGAACTCCTCGACGAACGAGTCGACCTGCCCGTCGAACCTGCCGCTCCACGCTTTCTTCTTTTTCGCCATGTCAGCGGTTCCTGTTCCGGAGCATCGCCCGGATCTTGAGCCGGAGCGCGTTGATCTTCACGAACCCCTCCGCGTCGCGCTGGTTGAACACCGTTTCCTTCTCGAAGGTGGCGAAATCGGTCCGGTAGAGCGACACGGGGCTTTTCCGTCCCGCGACGATGCAGTTCCCCTTGTACAGCTTGAGGCGGGCGGTGCCGGTCACGTTCTCCTGCGTCTTCTCCACCATCCCCTTGAGCAGCTCCATTTCCGGCGAGTACCAGTACCCGTAGTAGATGAGCTCGGCGTACTTGGGGATCAGCGAGTCCCGGAAATGCATCACCTCCCGGTCGAGGGTGATCGATTCGACGGCCCGGTGCGCGACATGGAGAATGGTCGCCCCGGGGGTCTCGTATACCCCGCGGGACTTGATCCCCACGTACCGGTTCTCCACCAGGTCCACGCGGCCGATCCCGTGGATTCCCCCCAGTCCGTTGAGATGCGCGAGGAGCTTCACCGGTCCCCTCTTTTTCCCGTTCACCGCCACGGGAACCCCCCGGACGAAATCCACCTCCACGTACACGGGCTTGTCCGGCGCCCTCTCGGGAGACCGGGTCAGGACGTACATGTCTTCGGGCGGCTCCGCCGACGGGTCCTCGAGAATCCCCCCCTCGAAGCTGATGTGCATGAGGTTCCGGTCGCTCGAGTACGGCTTCCGCACCGTCACCGGGGTCGGGATGCCGTGTTTCTTCGCGTAATTCACGAGGTCGGTCCGCGAGGCAAACTCCCACTCCCGCCACGGGGTGATGACGCGGATGCCCGGCATGAGCGAGTAATAGGTGAGCTCGAACCGCACCTGGTCGTTCCCCTTCCCCGTCGAGCCGTGCGACACGGCGTCCGCCTTCTCCTTGCGGGCCACCTCGATCTGCTTCTTCGCGATCAGGGGCCGCGCGATCGAGGTCCCGAGGAGGTAGGACCCTTCGTAGACCGCGTTCGCCATGAGGGCGGGATAGATGAAGTCCCGGACGAACTCGTCCTGGACGTTGTCCACGTACACTTTCGAGGCCCCGGTCTTCTTCGCCTTGGCCCGCACGGGCGCGAGTTCCTCCCCCTGGCCGAGGTCCGCCACGAAGGCGATCACCTCGCAGCCGTACGTCTCGATCAGCCACCGCAGGATGACCGAGGTGTCGAGCCCCCCGGAATACGCGAGAACGACCTTTTTCACCTTTTCCACGTCTTCCTCCTCCCACCGGTCAATGCGGGATGAATTTCTCCAGGATGGCCATCTGCATGTGCAGCCGGTTCTCGGCCTCGTCGAACACGGCCGACCGGGGCCCCTCGATGACCTCGTCGGTAATCTCCTCCCCCCGGTGGGCGGGAAGGCAGTGCATCACGATCGCCTTCTTGCCGGCCACCCGGAGGAGGTCTCCGTCGATGCGGTACTCCCGGAACGCCGCGAGGCGTTTCCGCTTCTCCTTTTCCTGTCCCATGCTCGTCCATACGTCGGTGTACAGGATGTCCGCCCCCCTGGCCGCCTCGACCGGGTCCCGAAGCACCCGCACGTCCCCCTTCCCGGCCGCTTCCGCCTCCCTGCGGATCTTCGCGGAAGGCTCGTACCCCTTGGGACAGGCGACGCGGAGAGTGAACCCCAGGAGATGGGCG
The sequence above is a segment of the Candidatus Deferrimicrobiaceae bacterium genome. Coding sequences within it:
- a CDS encoding argininosuccinate synthase — its product is MEKVKKVVLAYSGGLDTSVILRWLIETYGCEVIAFVADLGQGEELAPVRAKAKKTGASKVYVDNVQDEFVRDFIYPALMANAVYEGSYLLGTSIARPLIAKKQIEVARKEKADAVSHGSTGKGNDQVRFELTYYSLMPGIRVITPWREWEFASRTDLVNYAKKHGIPTPVTVRKPYSSDRNLMHISFEGGILEDPSAEPPEDMYVLTRSPERAPDKPVYVEVDFVRGVPVAVNGKKRGPVKLLAHLNGLGGIHGIGRVDLVENRYVGIKSRGVYETPGATILHVAHRAVESITLDREVMHFRDSLIPKYAELIYYGYWYSPEMELLKGMVEKTQENVTGTARLKLYKGNCIVAGRKSPVSLYRTDFATFEKETVFNQRDAEGFVKINALRLKIRAMLRNRNR